The proteins below come from a single Chryseobacterium nepalense genomic window:
- a CDS encoding cupin-like domain-containing protein, translating into MILGNVDIVTDISKEDFQNNYFKKHKPLLIKNFASRWEAFDKWNFDFIREKAGGQDVPLYDNKPADASKSSDAPVTHMKMEDYIDTIRTKPSDLRIFFYIITDRLPELLKNFTYPDLGMKFFKRLPTLFFGGSKAHVLMHYDVDLGDFLHIHFEGKKRILLFDQKQSAFLYKVPMSVHTVYDLDYENPDYEKFPALKHARGYEIFMEHGDALFIPGGFWHFNRYLEPGFSMSLRALPNKPAVFANMLYHVFIMRYTDKLMRKLFKAKWVNYKQKWAYEKSSRALAKHNV; encoded by the coding sequence ATGATCCTCGGAAACGTAGATATTGTCACTGATATTAGCAAAGAAGATTTTCAGAACAACTATTTTAAAAAGCATAAACCATTGCTCATCAAGAATTTTGCAAGCCGATGGGAAGCTTTTGATAAATGGAATTTTGATTTTATCCGCGAAAAAGCCGGCGGGCAGGATGTTCCGCTTTATGATAACAAACCCGCCGATGCATCCAAAAGTTCCGATGCACCGGTTACCCATATGAAAATGGAGGATTATATTGATACGATCAGAACGAAACCTTCTGATCTGCGCATTTTCTTTTATATCATTACCGACCGTCTTCCGGAACTGCTTAAAAATTTCACCTATCCTGATTTGGGGATGAAGTTTTTCAAAAGGCTTCCAACGCTGTTTTTCGGAGGCAGTAAAGCGCATGTACTGATGCATTATGATGTGGACTTGGGTGATTTTCTGCATATTCACTTTGAAGGAAAAAAAAGAATTCTTCTGTTTGATCAAAAACAATCGGCTTTTTTATACAAAGTTCCGATGTCGGTGCACACGGTATATGATTTAGATTACGAAAATCCTGATTATGAAAAGTTTCCGGCATTGAAACATGCACGGGGTTATGAGATTTTTATGGAACACGGCGATGCGCTTTTTATTCCCGGAGGTTTCTGGCATTTCAACAGGTATCTCGAGCCTGGATTTTCCATGTCGCTTCGTGCATTGCCCAACAAGCCAGCTGTCTTTGCCAATATGCTGTATCATGTATTTATCATGAGGTATACTGATAAGCTTATGCGAAAACTTTTTAAAGCGAAATGGGTGAATTACAAGCAGAAATGGGCTTATGAGAAGAGCTCCAGGGCATTGGCCAAGCATAACGTTTAA
- a CDS encoding NAD kinase — protein MKAAIYSQKKDLDTFLYLSKFISELENRGVKSVLYDEMAEALQFSKIFETFNCKQDLLDKEVDLFFTFGGDGTIVNSLTFIEDLEIPIVGVNTGRLGFLASFTKEEAFNALDSILKGDVKTSRRSVIEVTSPEIEDFFPYALNDVTVSRKETTSMITVDSYINNEFLNVFWGDGVIVSTPTGSTAYSLSSGGPIISPNNENFVITPIAPHNLNVRPLVVNDKVEIKFKVESRVPQYSLSLDSRLIHIETDKEIIIKKADFQILLVQPNNLSFYETIRQKLLWGRDKRN, from the coding sequence ATGAAGGCAGCCATATATTCCCAGAAAAAAGATTTAGATACCTTTTTATATTTAAGCAAATTTATTTCCGAGCTTGAAAACAGAGGCGTAAAATCTGTTTTGTATGATGAAATGGCTGAAGCTCTTCAGTTCTCAAAAATTTTTGAAACCTTTAACTGCAAACAGGATCTTCTGGATAAAGAAGTGGATCTTTTCTTCACTTTTGGCGGGGACGGAACTATCGTTAATTCCTTAACCTTTATTGAAGACCTGGAAATTCCGATTGTGGGAGTAAATACCGGAAGACTGGGATTTCTCGCGAGCTTTACCAAGGAAGAAGCGTTCAATGCACTGGATTCCATTTTAAAAGGAGATGTGAAAACCAGCCGACGCTCTGTTATTGAAGTGACATCTCCGGAAATAGAAGACTTTTTTCCTTATGCGCTGAACGATGTTACTGTTTCCCGAAAAGAAACTACCTCCATGATTACGGTAGATTCTTATATCAACAATGAATTTCTTAATGTATTTTGGGGTGACGGCGTTATTGTCTCCACTCCTACCGGTTCTACCGCATATTCTTTAAGCAGCGGCGGACCCATCATTTCTCCGAATAACGAAAACTTTGTCATCACACCCATCGCTCCGCATAATCTCAATGTGAGACCATTGGTGGTGAATGATAAGGTAGAAATTAAATTCAAAGTGGAAAGCCGCGTACCACAGTATTCGCTTTCATTAGACTCTCGTCTGATACATATCGAAACGGATAAGGAAATCATCATTAAAAAAGCCGATTTCCAGATTCTTCTCGTACAGCCGAATAATCTCAGCTTCTACGAAACGATCCGCCAGAAGCTGCTTTGGGGAAGAGATAAAAGAAATTAA
- a CDS encoding bestrophin family protein: protein MRVYNTKHFLKILFSLHKSDTLKILFPTMILVGLYSWGIEYLEVEYLHLSSKSPISNVSMIHSLLGFVLSLLLVFRTNTAYDRWWEGRKLWGKLVNDSRNFAIKINTILANDRKNAEQIARYLKFFPHFLAKHLSKESTRLALDEDYSEIEEYIKHHGPSEIVILLTHKLHQLKKEGKITDVEMLYLDTQLSGFLDVCGGCERIKNTPIPYSYSSFVKKFIILYVLALPVAYVISIGLFMIPLTVFVYYVLMSLEMIAEEIEDPFNNDENDIPMETIAQNIERSVHQIMYSGNNKSGSI, encoded by the coding sequence ATGAGAGTTTACAATACCAAACATTTCCTGAAAATCCTTTTCAGCCTGCATAAAAGCGATACCCTGAAAATTCTTTTCCCGACCATGATTCTGGTAGGATTGTATTCCTGGGGAATTGAATATCTTGAAGTAGAATACCTTCACCTTTCTTCCAAATCGCCCATCAGCAATGTGAGCATGATCCATTCCCTTTTGGGTTTTGTGCTTTCCTTATTGCTGGTTTTCAGAACAAATACAGCTTACGACAGATGGTGGGAAGGAAGAAAACTCTGGGGGAAACTGGTAAATGATTCAAGAAATTTCGCGATTAAGATCAACACGATTCTTGCCAACGACAGGAAAAATGCCGAACAGATTGCACGGTATCTGAAATTTTTCCCGCACTTTTTGGCTAAGCATCTTTCAAAAGAATCTACAAGACTTGCGCTGGACGAAGATTATTCCGAAATTGAAGAATATATCAAACATCACGGTCCCAGTGAAATTGTGATCCTGCTGACGCACAAGCTTCATCAGCTTAAAAAAGAAGGCAAAATAACTGATGTGGAAATGCTCTATCTTGACACGCAACTTTCAGGCTTCCTGGATGTGTGTGGTGGCTGTGAACGTATTAAAAACACTCCGATTCCCTATTCTTACTCCTCTTTCGTTAAAAAATTTATCATTTTATATGTTCTGGCTTTGCCGGTAGCCTACGTTATTTCAATTGGCCTGTTTATGATTCCGCTTACGGTTTTTGTCTATTATGTTTTAATGAGCCTTGAGATGATTGCCGAAGAAATTGAAGACCCGTTCAATAATGACGAAAATGATATTCCGATGGAAACGATCGCGCAGAATATTGAAAGAAGTGTTCATCAGATCATGTATTCTGGAAATAACAAATCTGGAAGCATTTAA
- a CDS encoding RNA methyltransferase, with protein sequence MVQKLKLEELNRIDVETFKTTEKIPLIVVLDNIRSMHNVGATFRTADAFLIQKIILCGITPQPPHREIHKSALGATESVDWKYENDIITVINELKSEGFEVIGIEQTTDSKMITDFTIDSSKKYAVILGNEVEGISDEALAHIDLFIEIPQLGTKHSLNVSVCGGIVMWEFAKALK encoded by the coding sequence TTGGTACAGAAATTAAAACTGGAAGAGCTGAACAGAATTGATGTGGAAACCTTTAAGACGACAGAAAAGATTCCGTTAATTGTTGTTCTGGACAATATCAGAAGTATGCATAATGTGGGGGCCACTTTCAGGACAGCAGACGCTTTTCTGATTCAAAAGATCATCCTTTGCGGAATTACTCCTCAGCCGCCGCACCGTGAAATTCACAAATCAGCATTGGGAGCAACAGAAAGTGTTGACTGGAAATATGAAAATGATATAATCACCGTTATTAATGAGTTAAAATCAGAAGGATTTGAAGTAATCGGGATTGAACAGACAACAGACAGTAAAATGATTACGGATTTTACTATTGATTCGTCTAAAAAATACGCAGTGATCCTGGGAAATGAGGTGGAAGGAATCAGCGATGAAGCATTGGCTCATATTGATTTATTTATTGAAATTCCTCAGCTGGGAACCAAGCATTCACTCAACGTGAGTGTTTGCGGCGGAATTGTAATGTGGGAGTTTGCAAAAGCCCTGAAATGA
- the accD gene encoding acetyl-CoA carboxylase, carboxyltransferase subunit beta: MAFEWFKRKAQNITTSTDQKKDVPKGLWHQTPSGKIVEHDELRRNNYVSPEDGFHVRIGSAEFFDILFDEGKFTELDANVESIDILNFKDTKPYADRLKEVKAKTKLTDSIRNAVGTVKGTEMVVSCMDFAFIGGSLGSVMGEKIRRAVDYCIQKKLPYMIICQSGGARMQEATYSLMQLAKVQAKLAQLSEAGLLYIAYLCDPTFGGITASFAMTADIIMAEPGALIGFAGPRVIRETIGRDLPEGFQTSEFLQEKGFVDFIVKRTEIKDTVSKTVNLLTVKA, from the coding sequence ATGGCATTCGAGTGGTTTAAGAGAAAAGCACAAAATATTACGACCTCTACTGATCAGAAAAAAGACGTTCCTAAAGGTCTTTGGCATCAGACACCGTCAGGAAAAATCGTAGAACATGACGAATTGAGAAGAAACAATTACGTTTCTCCTGAAGATGGATTTCATGTAAGAATAGGAAGTGCAGAATTCTTTGACATTCTTTTTGACGAAGGTAAATTTACGGAACTGGACGCCAATGTAGAAAGCATTGATATTCTGAATTTTAAAGATACAAAACCATATGCAGACCGACTGAAAGAAGTTAAAGCTAAAACGAAGCTTACCGACTCCATCAGAAACGCTGTAGGAACCGTAAAAGGAACTGAAATGGTGGTTTCATGTATGGATTTTGCTTTCATTGGCGGTTCTTTAGGATCAGTTATGGGAGAAAAAATCAGAAGAGCCGTAGACTATTGTATCCAGAAAAAACTTCCGTATATGATTATCTGCCAATCCGGTGGAGCCAGGATGCAGGAGGCAACGTACTCTCTGATGCAGCTGGCGAAAGTTCAGGCTAAGCTGGCTCAGCTTTCTGAAGCAGGACTTTTATACATCGCTTATCTTTGTGACCCTACTTTTGGAGGAATTACGGCTTCATTCGCAATGACTGCAGATATCATCATGGCAGAACCAGGTGCACTTATCGGTTTTGCAGGGCCAAGAGTTATCCGTGAAACTATCGGAAGAGACTTACCGGAAGGCTTCCAGACTTCGGAATTCCTTCAGGAAAAAGGATTCGTTGATTTCATCGTGAAAAGGACCGAAATTAAGGATACCGTTTCTAAAACCGTAAACCTGTTAACTGTAAAAGCTTAA
- a CDS encoding DUF6973 domain-containing protein — MRTFSIFFNTIRSMSLKKIMRLLSLVLPHPLFSLLSFHATLQAYSIAQKKFPKTASTNGIGNAFRHALWCCFIMMYCCKISSPEKALAFCKRMTDLHEELFPNKPLETKMDLHNNKFGMDYFMELLPGIHRQFFEKSFFIDGLEKKMKTAKILKNLDDDFDGFLVYLDEK, encoded by the coding sequence ATGAGAACGTTCAGTATATTTTTCAATACAATCAGGAGCATGAGCCTTAAAAAGATCATGCGTCTTTTGTCGCTTGTTCTTCCTCATCCTCTTTTCTCCTTATTAAGTTTTCATGCGACACTTCAGGCCTATTCCATTGCGCAGAAAAAATTCCCCAAAACAGCTTCTACCAATGGAATTGGAAACGCTTTCAGACATGCTTTATGGTGCTGCTTTATTATGATGTACTGCTGTAAAATTTCATCTCCTGAAAAAGCACTAGCCTTCTGCAAAAGAATGACAGACCTTCATGAAGAACTGTTTCCCAATAAACCTCTGGAAACGAAAATGGACCTTCACAATAATAAATTCGGGATGGATTATTTCATGGAACTTCTTCCCGGAATCCACCGCCAGTTTTTTGAAAAAAGCTTTTTTATAGATGGTTTAGAAAAGAAAATGAAGACCGCTAAAATCCTCAAAAACCTGGATGATGATTTTGATGGGTTCTTGGTGTATCTGGATGAAAAATAA
- the mutS gene encoding DNA mismatch repair protein MutS, whose amino-acid sequence MAKAAKKETPLMTQYNTIKAKYPDALLLFRVGDFYETFGQDAIKTSQILGIVLTKRANGEGHIELAGFPHHSVDSYLPKLVRAGIRVAICDQLEDPKMVKGIVKRGVTELVTPGVTFNDQVLNSKKNNFLLSLHKEKEKFGIALVDISTGEFLVSEGNLEKLLHIVHTFDPSEIIYQRSVQIPEQLKNRSAFKLEDWAYQYNFAYEKLTNHFKTNSLKGFGIENQQLAITAAGAIFAYLVEDTHHNLLSHITKIQIIPQEDFLMMDNFTLRNLEIVYPSNAQGKSLLDIIDRTSTPMGGRLLRRRIILPLKSVNEINRRLSLIDFLNENDHLKYEISLLLKSISDLDRLMGKLAAEKISPKELGYLRQSLINIHKIKGLLHPHADVLAWLDPLYDQEELIKCLQNHLNDELPVNLAKGNVIKDGISEELDRLRGLQSKGRGFLDEMCQREIERTGISSLKIDFNNVFGYYIEVRNTHKDKVPADWLRKQTLVNAERYITEELKEYENQILGAEEKIGVLENELYRKVCGDTIIYMDQIQENSHIIAQLDVAVGLSELAVSESYTKPVLNETFAIDLKEARHPIIENALPLGEKYIPNDIYLDKDSQQIIMVTGPNMAGKSAILRQTAIVCLMAQIGSFVPAKYAEIGILDKIFTRVGATDNISAGESTFMVEMNEAANILNNISERSLILLDEIGRGTSTYDGVSIAWAIAEYLHQHPTQAKTLFATHYHELNEMTVNFERVKNFHVSIQENKGNIIFLRKLIPGGSEHSFGIHVAKLAGMPAKVVNRANEILKTLEASRTQGSSSESIKRVTEENMQLSFFQLDDPVLENIREELTKIDINTLTPIEALMKLNSIKKMIGG is encoded by the coding sequence ATGGCAAAGGCAGCGAAGAAAGAAACTCCGTTAATGACACAGTATAATACCATCAAGGCAAAATATCCTGATGCACTTTTACTATTCAGAGTAGGAGACTTTTATGAAACGTTTGGCCAGGATGCCATTAAAACATCTCAGATTTTAGGAATTGTTCTCACCAAAAGAGCCAATGGAGAAGGACATATCGAACTGGCTGGATTTCCGCATCATTCTGTAGATTCTTACCTTCCGAAACTGGTAAGAGCCGGGATAAGAGTCGCCATCTGTGATCAGCTGGAAGACCCGAAAATGGTGAAAGGAATTGTAAAAAGAGGGGTCACGGAATTGGTTACACCGGGGGTGACATTCAATGATCAGGTACTTAATTCAAAGAAGAATAACTTTTTGCTTTCCCTTCATAAAGAAAAAGAAAAATTCGGAATTGCGCTGGTGGATATTTCTACCGGTGAATTTCTGGTAAGTGAAGGAAATCTGGAAAAGCTGCTTCATATTGTTCATACATTCGATCCGAGCGAAATTATTTATCAGAGAAGTGTTCAGATTCCGGAGCAGCTTAAGAACAGGAGTGCTTTTAAGCTGGAAGACTGGGCTTATCAATATAATTTTGCCTATGAAAAACTTACGAATCATTTTAAAACCAATTCGTTAAAAGGATTCGGGATTGAAAACCAACAGCTGGCCATTACCGCAGCAGGGGCTATTTTTGCTTATCTGGTTGAAGATACACACCACAATTTATTATCTCACATTACAAAGATTCAGATTATTCCACAGGAAGATTTTCTGATGATGGATAATTTCACACTGAGAAATCTCGAAATTGTTTATCCAAGCAATGCGCAGGGAAAATCTTTACTCGATATTATCGACAGAACTTCTACACCGATGGGTGGAAGGCTCTTGAGAAGAAGGATTATTTTACCACTGAAGTCTGTTAACGAAATCAACAGAAGGCTTTCTTTAATTGACTTTTTAAATGAAAATGATCATCTGAAATATGAAATTTCCCTGCTTTTGAAATCAATTTCGGATCTTGACCGGCTAATGGGAAAACTGGCAGCGGAAAAAATTTCACCGAAAGAACTGGGATATCTTCGCCAAAGCCTTATTAATATTCATAAGATTAAAGGTTTGCTTCATCCTCACGCCGATGTATTGGCGTGGCTTGATCCGCTGTATGACCAGGAAGAACTAATCAAATGCCTTCAGAATCACCTGAATGACGAACTGCCCGTGAACCTGGCGAAAGGAAATGTGATTAAAGACGGAATCTCTGAAGAGCTGGACAGACTAAGAGGATTGCAGTCGAAAGGCCGCGGTTTCCTTGATGAAATGTGTCAGCGTGAAATTGAAAGAACCGGAATTTCCAGTCTTAAGATTGATTTTAATAATGTTTTCGGATATTATATTGAGGTAAGAAATACGCATAAAGATAAAGTTCCGGCAGACTGGTTAAGAAAGCAGACGCTGGTGAATGCAGAAAGGTATATTACCGAAGAACTCAAAGAATACGAAAACCAGATTCTGGGTGCGGAAGAAAAAATAGGGGTTCTGGAAAATGAACTTTACAGAAAAGTGTGCGGAGACACGATCATTTATATGGATCAGATTCAGGAAAACTCACATATTATTGCGCAGCTTGATGTGGCGGTTGGATTGTCCGAACTTGCTGTTTCTGAAAGTTATACAAAGCCTGTTTTAAATGAAACTTTTGCGATTGATCTAAAAGAAGCACGGCACCCGATTATTGAAAATGCACTTCCTTTAGGAGAAAAATATATTCCGAATGATATTTATCTGGATAAAGATTCCCAACAGATTATCATGGTTACAGGGCCAAATATGGCCGGTAAATCGGCTATTCTCCGTCAGACGGCAATTGTTTGCCTGATGGCACAGATCGGAAGTTTTGTTCCTGCAAAATATGCTGAAATAGGGATTCTGGATAAAATTTTCACCAGAGTCGGCGCTACAGATAATATTTCTGCAGGGGAATCAACCTTTATGGTAGAGATGAATGAGGCGGCTAATATTTTGAATAATATTTCAGAACGCAGTCTGATCCTTTTAGATGAAATCGGGCGCGGAACTTCCACCTATGATGGTGTTTCCATCGCCTGGGCCATTGCCGAATATCTTCACCAACATCCTACGCAGGCAAAAACGTTATTTGCAACGCATTATCATGAGCTGAATGAAATGACGGTGAACTTTGAGCGTGTGAAAAATTTCCACGTTTCCATTCAGGAGAATAAAGGCAATATCATTTTTTTAAGAAAACTGATTCCGGGTGGAAGCGAGCACAGCTTCGGGATTCATGTGGCTAAACTGGCGGGAATGCCTGCAAAAGTAGTCAACAGAGCCAATGAAATCCTGAAAACACTTGAAGCCAGCCGCACTCAGGGCAGCTCTTCGGAAAGCATCAAAAGGGTAACGGAAGAAAATATGCAGCTTTCTTTTTTTCAATTGGATGATCCTGTTCTGGAAAATATCCGTGAGGAACTTACAAAGATTGATATCAATACTTTAACACCAATAGAAGCTTTAATGAAACTGAATTCCATTAAAAAAATGATTGGAGGGTAA
- a CDS encoding energy transducer TonB, which yields MKRLLICLSVLFYHVYFSQVASGGEPTTSFSIPEEIAKKFNYEKRNNENNSVIAPEFPGGINEFRKEFANNFDTSALEKIKGQVSTIVYFSIETDGTISQILAQGDNADFNEEAEKTVRSLKKSWVPAKKDDVPVRYIFQLPIKMQFE from the coding sequence ATGAAAAGACTTTTAATCTGTCTGTCTGTACTGTTTTACCATGTCTATTTTTCACAGGTGGCTTCCGGCGGTGAGCCTACAACATCTTTCTCTATTCCGGAAGAGATTGCAAAGAAATTTAATTATGAAAAGCGGAATAATGAAAACAACTCCGTAATTGCTCCCGAATTTCCCGGTGGAATCAATGAGTTCCGAAAAGAATTTGCCAATAATTTTGATACATCTGCTCTCGAAAAGATAAAAGGACAGGTTTCAACAATCGTTTACTTTTCCATAGAAACGGATGGAACAATTTCACAGATTTTAGCTCAGGGTGACAATGCTGATTTTAATGAAGAAGCAGAAAAGACCGTCAGAAGTCTTAAGAAATCCTGGGTTCCCGCGAAAAAAGATGATGTTCCCGTGCGGTATATTTTTCAGTTGCCAATAAAAATGCAGTTTGAATAA
- a CDS encoding CBS domain-containing protein yields the protein MFIKEYISKDFPCFSLTDSIESARDTLEAFGYSHIFIKKSHHFYGALAEDFLYEEEGTLKDLEHQIERFAILEDNNIMDSIRLFYTFNANIIPVINKNEKYLGYISCEDIFQDLSKYPLFSESGAILTIETSSRKYSMTEIANIVESNNSKFYGAFISNMSEDVIQVTIKISNENLSSIDETFDRYDYRIVQKYYSDEKSDLLQDRFGFFQKFIEI from the coding sequence ATGTTTATCAAGGAATATATCTCAAAAGACTTTCCATGCTTTAGCCTGACTGACTCCATAGAATCAGCAAGAGATACGCTGGAAGCGTTTGGATATTCTCATATTTTCATCAAAAAATCCCATCATTTTTACGGTGCTCTTGCAGAAGACTTTCTTTATGAAGAAGAAGGTACCCTAAAAGATCTTGAACATCAGATCGAGCGATTCGCCATTCTTGAAGATAACAATATTATGGACAGCATCAGGTTATTTTATACCTTCAATGCCAACATCATTCCTGTTATCAACAAAAATGAGAAATACCTGGGTTATATAAGCTGTGAAGATATCTTTCAGGACTTATCGAAATATCCGCTGTTTTCAGAATCGGGAGCCATTCTCACCATTGAGACTTCTTCCAGAAAATATTCAATGACGGAGATTGCCAATATTGTAGAAAGCAACAATTCCAAATTTTACGGAGCTTTTATCAGCAATATGTCTGAAGATGTAATCCAGGTGACCATCAAAATAAGCAATGAAAATCTGAGCTCCATTGATGAAACATTCGACCGGTATGATTACCGGATTGTGCAAAAGTATTATTCTGATGAAAAATCAGATCTGCTTCAGGACAGATTCGGGTTTTTCCAAAAATTTATAGAAATATAA
- the fbaA gene encoding class II fructose-bisphosphate aldolase, whose translation MSRIFPAGVATGQLVTDIFQHAKENKFALPAVNVIGSSNVNAVMETAAKLNSPVIIQFSNGGAAYNAGKGLSNDGQKAAVLGAIAGAKHIHTLAEAYGATVILHTDHCAKKLLPWIDGLMDANEEFYKQTGKSLYSSHMLDLSEESLEENLETSAKYFERMAKMQMTLEVEIGVTGGEEDGVDNSDVDNSKLYTQPEDVAYTYEKLKAISENFTIAAAFGNVHGVYKPGNVVLTPKILDNSQKYVQEKFGTAEKPINFVFHGGSGSTLEEIREAIDYGVIKMNIDTDLQFAYTEGIRDYMVNNIDYLKAQIGNPEGEEKPNKKFYDPRVWVRKGEETFAKRLVQAFEDLNNVNTLK comes from the coding sequence ATGAGCAGAATTTTCCCGGCAGGAGTTGCCACAGGTCAATTAGTTACTGATATTTTTCAGCATGCTAAAGAAAACAAATTTGCATTACCGGCAGTAAACGTAATTGGTTCAAGCAACGTAAATGCGGTTATGGAAACTGCAGCGAAACTAAACTCCCCTGTAATTATTCAGTTCTCTAACGGAGGTGCTGCTTACAATGCAGGAAAAGGATTAAGCAATGACGGACAGAAAGCGGCAGTTTTAGGAGCGATCGCCGGAGCAAAACATATTCATACTCTAGCAGAAGCTTACGGAGCGACTGTAATACTTCATACTGACCATTGTGCAAAAAAATTATTGCCTTGGATCGACGGTTTAATGGATGCTAACGAAGAATTCTACAAGCAGACAGGAAAATCACTTTATTCTTCTCACATGCTGGATCTTTCCGAGGAGTCTTTAGAAGAGAATCTTGAAACTTCTGCTAAATATTTTGAAAGAATGGCGAAAATGCAAATGACGCTTGAGGTGGAAATCGGGGTAACAGGAGGTGAAGAAGATGGTGTTGACAATTCTGACGTTGACAATTCAAAATTATATACGCAGCCTGAAGATGTAGCTTATACGTATGAAAAATTAAAAGCTATTTCAGAAAACTTTACAATCGCTGCAGCTTTCGGAAATGTTCACGGGGTGTACAAGCCAGGAAACGTAGTTCTTACTCCTAAAATTCTGGATAACTCCCAGAAATATGTTCAGGAAAAATTCGGAACTGCTGAAAAACCAATCAATTTCGTATTCCACGGAGGTTCAGGATCTACTTTGGAAGAAATCAGAGAAGCAATTGACTATGGAGTAATTAAAATGAATATTGATACGGATCTGCAGTTTGCTTACACAGAAGGCATCAGAGATTACATGGTTAACAATATTGATTATCTGAAAGCTCAGATCGGAAATCCTGAAGGAGAAGAAAAACCGAACAAGAAATTCTATGACCCAAGAGTTTGGGTAAGAAAAGGAGAAGAAACATTCGCTAAGAGACTTGTTCAGGCATTTGAAGATTTAAATAACGTAAATACGCTTAAATAA
- a CDS encoding energy transducer TonB — MKIIQIFFLFFCIFISAQEEPLPTAELNELLMVERNGRAKIEIEKPAVFPSGTTALNNRIIKNFRTRKIISNAEIETCQISFIIDKEGSMVDVKASGSNESFNREAERAILKIKDKWIPGELNGEKARYKFRIPLTITFDKN; from the coding sequence GTGAAAATAATACAAATTTTCTTTTTATTTTTCTGTATTTTCATTTCTGCCCAGGAAGAACCCCTACCAACTGCTGAACTTAATGAACTTTTGATGGTGGAGAGAAATGGCAGAGCAAAAATCGAAATAGAAAAACCTGCTGTCTTCCCATCAGGAACAACTGCATTGAATAATAGGATTATTAAAAATTTCAGAACACGAAAAATAATCAGTAATGCAGAAATAGAAACCTGCCAAATTAGTTTTATTATCGATAAAGAAGGTTCGATGGTCGATGTAAAAGCTTCCGGCTCCAATGAAAGTTTTAACAGAGAAGCAGAGAGGGCCATTTTAAAAATTAAAGATAAATGGATTCCTGGTGAATTGAATGGTGAAAAAGCTCGCTATAAATTTCGTATTCCTTTAACAATCACTTTCGATAAAAATTAA
- a CDS encoding energy transducer TonB translates to MKKIILFSAFFFSTFLFSQSEYGSVSQLPDYEILKKKMKLEDVVTKADTAPEFPGGIENFKRQFAEKMDIINVKSKNIDTRVYFIVEKNGYVRFVTATGSDKKHSDAAELAVRRLFIKWKPATVNGEPVRYLYTFPLTLKKS, encoded by the coding sequence ATGAAGAAGATCATATTATTTTCAGCATTTTTTTTCAGTACTTTTCTATTTTCACAGTCGGAATACGGCTCCGTTTCACAACTTCCTGACTATGAAATTTTAAAAAAGAAAATGAAGCTTGAAGATGTTGTTACCAAAGCAGATACCGCACCTGAATTTCCCGGAGGGATAGAAAATTTCAAAAGGCAGTTTGCAGAAAAAATGGATATTATCAATGTAAAATCCAAAAATATTGACACAAGAGTGTATTTCATTGTTGAAAAAAACGGATATGTGCGATTTGTAACGGCAACAGGAAGTGATAAAAAACATTCGGATGCGGCAGAATTGGCCGTGAGAAGATTATTTATAAAATGGAAGCCCGCAACAGTGAATGGCGAACCGGTTCGGTATCTTTATACATTCCCCCTGACATTGAAGAAATCTTAA
- a CDS encoding DUF2809 domain-containing protein translates to MIRLTFSLTYFLISIIIFVIEILIATVFSNIFFVRAYLGDVIVVMLLFTLVKSFLIIKNNHILILGIFLFSCLVEWAQYFHIAEKMGLPPGSIMYVIVGNSFSWIDIACYAAGCLLLFLLVPKK, encoded by the coding sequence ATGATCAGATTAACATTTAGTCTTACCTATTTCCTTATCAGCATAATCATTTTTGTTATTGAAATATTGATTGCCACAGTATTCAGTAATATATTCTTCGTAAGGGCTTATCTTGGGGATGTTATAGTCGTAATGCTGCTCTTTACGCTTGTTAAATCTTTCCTGATCATTAAAAACAATCACATCCTTATTCTGGGGATCTTCCTGTTTTCCTGTCTGGTAGAATGGGCGCAATATTTCCATATTGCCGAAAAAATGGGATTACCGCCCGGAAGCATTATGTATGTTATCGTTGGAAATTCTTTTTCGTGGATTGATATCGCATGTTATGCTGCGGGATGCCTGCTGTTGTTTCTTTTAGTTCCTAAAAAATAA